The Arachis hypogaea cultivar Tifrunner chromosome 19, arahy.Tifrunner.gnm2.J5K5, whole genome shotgun sequence genome has a window encoding:
- the LOC112775027 gene encoding uncharacterized protein: MEVAASTTTTQWWWGRHSTPPSFPRKTSFLRLHPRFPNFTGLGAACGSRRSSEVNVSPWDDKPFEMLPNGKRVYFDEQDVVTFLDPPNELVPLDPSSYNPAAYLWKKIEDIPEERRHRLLLLLKPRLVSIAWQIAGSRYEDSKLVKKSASQLFANSNKDDVMLEYYNCRTTGGPMPLSWINSYRKAIFSCTDGKAYGRLIGGSILAPFADSFAPLYFALRDIKEVMPTEQPCDLAYEFGDGLFDVKEFPQGFPKPVKHPYPFNDQLVIYIRHIGPGVCIGQAWQEGTKIEQVPRKLCSEILMVKDYRSL; the protein is encoded by the exons ATGGAGGTAGCAGCATCAACAACTACAACTCAGTGGTGGTGGGGGCGCCACTCAACTCCTCCCTCCTTTCCCCGAAAAACTAGCTTCCTCCGTCTCCATCCACGCTTTCCGAACTTCACAG GTTTGGGAGCTGCGTGTGGAAGCAGAAGAAGCAGTGAAGTGAACGTGTCCCCTTGGGATGATAAACCCTTTGAGATGCTTCCAAATGGGAAAAGGGTTTACTTTGATGAACAGGATGTGGTCACTTTTCTTGATCCTCCTAATGAATTAGTGCCTTTGGACCCTTCTTCTTATAACCCTGCTGCTTATCTTTG gaaaaagaTTGAAGATATTCCTGAGGAAAGACGTCATCGACTGCTGCTTCTGTTAAAACCTAG ACTTGTATCAATCGCTTGGCAGATAGCAGGTTCGCGATATGAGGATTCCAAGCTTGTAAAGAAAAGTGCATCGCAGTTGTTTGCCAACTCCAACAAAGATGATGTTATGCTTGAATATTATAACTGCCGAACAACTGGAG GACCAATGCCACTTTCCTGGATAAATTCCTACAGAAAG GCTATATTTTCTTGCACTGATGGGAAGGCCTATGGACGTCTCATTG GTGGATCAATTTTGGCCCCATTTGCTGACTCTTTTGCTCCTTTGTATTTTGCACTGAGAGACATTAAGGAAGTTATGCCAACTGAGCAGCCTTGTGATTTAGCATATGAATTTGGGGATGGACTTTTTGATGTGAAAGAATTCCCACAAGGCTTTCCAAAACCTG TTAAACATCCATACCCTTTCAACGATCAACTTGTTATATATATCCGTCATATAGGTCCAGGGGTTTGTATAGGTCAAGCATGGCAAGAGGGAACAAAGATAGAGCAAGTGCCACGAAAATTATGCAGCGAAATTTTAATGGTGAAGGATTATAGATCATTGTGA